The Tenuifilum thalassicum genome includes the window TTTCTATTTCACCAGGAAAAAGTAAAATGTCGTTACCAGCATAAAGTGCACGTATATTGGCATCAACGGCATCAAAATGAGCTGCAACTCCCTTCATGTTAAGGGCATCGGTAATAACAAGGCCGTTAAATCCGAGTTCGCTAATAAGTTTTTGACCGACAATCCTATGTGAAAGAGTTGAAGGTAGCAGGGTGTCGGGTTCAAGCGAAGGGATTTGAAGGTGCGCTACCATGACACTCGCAACGCCCTTTGAAAAGATATTTTTAAAAGGATAAAGCTCTATAGAGTCTATTCGGTTGGCGGTGTGTTTTATAACTGGAAGTGTGTAATGAGAATCGGCGTTAGTATCGCCATGTCCTGGAAAATGTTTAATGCAAGCTAATATCCCATTATCTTGCAGACCTTTAACATAGGCTAAACCATGTTTAAAAACCAAATCACGGTTTTCACCAAACGAACGTGTCCCAATAACTGGATTATCTGGATTGTTGTTAATATCAATAACAGGTGCAAAGTTAATATGTACACCAATTCGTTTAAGCTGACGAGCAATGTCTGCTGCCATTTGATAGGTGAGCATTGTGTCGCGTGAAGCGCCAAGTGCTATTTGACGGGGATAAGAAATAGTGCTATCGAGGCGCATTCCCAAACCCCATTCAGCATCGATGCCTATTAGCAGAGGAACCTTTGAAAGCGATTGGTAGTAGTTGGTTAGCTGAGCCTGTCTTACTGGTCCTCCTTGAAAGAAAATTAAACCTCCAATCTTATACTTTTCAATTAGCGTTGCTATTTCTTCAGTATGCAAATCATCTTTGTTTGAATAGGCTGCAACCATGAAGAGTTGAGCAATTCGCTCTTTTAGAGTTAAGCTATTAAACACGGAATCGACCCAGTAGGCTTGTTGGATTGAATCGTTTTTACAAATTAAGGGATTGATATTTTGGCTGTAAACTATTTGATAGCTAATCAGTAGTAATAAAAAAGAAAAAAATCGCTTCATTGTAAACTCTTAAATCATTAAATACTCAGTTTTACACAAATATAGCAAATGAATATTATATTTTACTTGAGATTTAGACTAATTGAATGTTTTGTTAGATAAAAAAATAACCATCAAAAAGTAGTTAACTTAATGATGGTTTAATGAAATAAATACTTTTTTAGAGCTATTCTTCTAGCTCCTCCATCTCTTTTTGCAGAGCAGCCATTTTGATAGCTGTAATTGCAGCTTCAACCCCTTTATTTCCATGTTTTCCGCCAGCACGGTCTATTGCTTGTTCTAAATTGTCAGTTGTTAAAACACCAAAAATAAATGGAATGTTATAGTTCATGTTAAGTTCAGTAATGCCACTAGTTACACTTTGGCATATGTAGTCGAAATGTCGTGTTTCGCCCTGAATAACACAACCTAAACATATTACTGCATCTAAATCGGCATATTCGCCCATAAACTGACCTCCTAGTGTTAGCTCAAATGCGCCAGGAACATGCTTAACAAGAATGTTCTCTTCATTCGCACCATGTTCTATGAGAGTATTGTATGCCCCTTCCAGGAGTTTGTGAGTTACGGAATCGTTCCAATCGGAAACAACAATCCCAAATTTCATGTTTTTTGCACTTGGTACATGTTTGGGATCGTAACTAGACAGATTCTTTAAGTATGTTGCCATGTTCAGTTATTTTTTTCAAAATTACCAAAAATAAAAGGATTTATAAAAAAAGGGGTGCTAAATTGCACCCCTTTTATCATATAAATATTTTTTTTATTCTTTACTTAAAAGAGTTTCAACACGCGCAATATCCCTATCAATATCCCTTGCCTCAGCACTCTTACTGTAGTTGGTCTTAATTGATTTGTAGAGTTCTAGAGCTTCGTCAAACTGCTTTAGCTCTTCATAAACCATTCCTGCCTTCTTGTAAAAAATAGGAGTTGTAAAATCATTTTCTTCGTATTCAGCTGCTTTAACGTAGAAGTTTACAGCTTTTTCAAGGTCATTAAGCTCAACATAGCAATCGCCAATAGCTCCGTAAGCTACAGGGGTTACCATTTGATCATCAGCATCAAATTTTTCAAGGTATTCAATAGCTTTTTCATACTCACCTAGCTCACGGAGGCAGATACCGGCATAGTAGTTGGCAAGGTTACCAGCTTTTGTCATGCCATAATTATCGGCAATGTACTCAAATCCAAAATCGTTTTCGTTACCATATAATGCAAGACGAAACGAGTCCTGCTCAAAATAGTATTGTGCTTGGAATATTTGTGCGCTTGCCTCATCCTCTTTGGGTTGAAGGTAGAAATTTTTATACCCGAAATAGATAGCCACAATAGCTAAAATGGCAGCCACAATTACGGTTAGGCTTTTTTGGTTTTGTTCAATGAACTGCTCGGTACGCGATAATGCATTGTCAATCGACTCAACGGTATCAGTAGTCTGTTGTTTCTTATTATTTGCCATATCTTACAAAAATTTATTTTTAACAAAGCAAACGCAAAAGTAATTGTTTTTGTAATATCTGAAAATTTTAGGCAAACATTTTCGGAATAATTACCTTTGCCTTGAATAACTCATACAAAAATGTATTTAGATAACTTATCGGTAATCAATTTTAAATCACTAACTCAGGTTGAAGTACAGTTTGATACCAAAATTAATTGTTTTGTTGGTAATAATGGGCAAGGAAAAACTAATTTACTCGATGCCATTTACTACCTGTCCATGTGCAAAAGCTATATATCTTCAACTGACTCACAGGTGCTAAAACATGGTGAGGACTTTTTTGTTTTGCAGGGAAAATATAATCGCAATAATACTGAAGAAAACATATATTGTGGTTTGAAAAAGGGCGAGGGGAAGGTTTTCAAGAGAAATGGCAAAGAATATGAGCGTTTAGCCGATCATATTGGATTTCTTCCTGTTGTAATGGTTTCGCCAATTGATGGCGAGCTGGTTGAAGGTAGTGGAGAACAACGTCGAAAATATGTGAATGGAGTAATCTCCCAGATTGACAAGGTTTATCTTGATGAGGTAATTCGTTACAACCGGTTACTGTCTCAGCGCAATAGCCTGTTGAAAACATATTCCAAAGCGAATTTTAGCTACGATTTAATTGAGGCAATTGATATTCAGCTCTCGGAATATGCTGCTGTTATCCATTCTAAACGAAAAGCTTTTGTTGAGCAGCTAATTGGTATCCTTCAGGATTATTATAATAAAGTATCAGGTGGGCAGGAAAGGGTTTCTATAAGGTATAAATCACACCTAAACGATTCCAGTCCAGATGAGCTCTTTAAAAATAATATTGAGCGCGATAGGGTGTTACAATATACCTCGGTTGGCATTCATCGTGATGATATTGTTCTTCTGATTGACGATTATCCCATACGAACTGTTGGTTCTCAGGGCCAGCAAAAAACCTTTTTGATTGCTTTAAAACTTGCCCAGTTTGATTTTATTGCCAAAGTATCGGGAATTAAACCGATTTTGCTACTCGATGATATTTTTGATAAGCTCGATGCCAATAGGGTGCATCAGCTTATCGATTTAGTTGCGAACGATGGATTTGGTCAAATCTTTATAACCGATACTAACAAACATAGATTGGAAGAGGTGCTTGGTAAAGTTTCATCGGGTTATCGTTTTTTTAATGTTGAAAATGGAAATTTTGAACTTGTAGAATCAAAATAGATGAGTGGAAATAATACAAAGTCGTTAGGTGAGGCCATTCGTGAATTTATCGATTCAATGAAGTGGCACGATCAGATAAACCAAGCGTCCATAATTAACGATTGGGACAAAATTGCTGGTCGCGATATTGCCCGCTTTACAACACAATTACGCTATAAGAATGGTGTACTGACAATAAAGTTGAATTCATCTGCACTCAGGCAGGAACTTCATATGCGACGTACCGAACTTATCTCTCATATTAACCAGTTTTATGGTGGAAAAGAGATTGTAAAAGAGATTAAGTTTATTTAGCATGGTTAAATGTTTCTTGCTAACCTAGTGTAAGAAACATATTATTTTACCAGTATATGGTTTTTCTCAATAAATAATTCATGCTATTTTTTCTATAGCAAATGAGTTTTTCTAGGGTCTTAGAGAGTTAATTAGCATATCGTAAACATGTTCGCGTCTATCTTCTAAGAATTTAGCCATCTGTCCTGGAGTAAAAGTCATCCGGTAGCCAATTAGCCATTTAATGGCAAAAGGAAAAAGTATAAGCGAAATCATGCTTATAAAAAATTGTTCGGGATCAATTTTACGAATTTTCCCAACTTCTGCTTCGTGTTTTAGCTGGTTTGAGAAAGTTTCGGTATTATAAAGCGTATGAACTGCTTTTAAACGTGGTGCTTGCTCTGCATTTCTGTGTATGATTGATAGAACAAAGGGCACCAGTAAAGGATCTTCTGTTAGAATATCAATGTAGGTGTTAACGTACTTGTAAATTTTTTCTTCCAAAGGTAGGTCTTCATTTAAAATACCACGTAGCACTTGTCCGTTGTCCTTTATTGATTGCTCAAAAATCTCTTCAAGAAGGTTTTCTTTACTGCGGAAGTAATAATTCATTAATGAAAGATTAACACCGGCTTTTGTAGCTATTTCTCGTACACCTACTCGGTCAACTCCTTTAGCAATAAACAGTTCTCGTGCTGTTTCCATTAATTTTAATCGGGTAGCGCTTCCGTGTTTTGTATCCATATTGTAGAGTTTTTTCAAAAGTATTAAAATCGATTTAAAATAAACATATGTTTTATGGTTTAGTTTTTAAAATAGTCTTAAAATTGCCAAAAAAAGATTTTGCAATATGATTAAAGTAAAAAATCCCTATGAGCAGTTACCTGAACATGGTTGTTTTTGCTGCTCTTCAAAAAATCCGATAGGGCTGAAGCTTGATTTTTGGTTTAACGAAGATGAGAATAGCGTTGAAACACGATGGAACCCAGATAGAAACTATCAAGGATATCAGGGTGTGCTTCATGGTGGCATTCAATCAACGCTAATGGACGAGGTTGCAAGCTGGAGTATATACATATTGGTGGGTACTGCAGGTGTAACACATAGCATGGAGATTTTTTATAAAAAACCGTTACTCATTGATAAGGGTGAAGTGATTGTTCGGGGTAAAATCCTTAAAAAAGAAAAAAGAATTGTTACGGTATATGTTGAGATTATTGATGGTAAAGGTGAAACCTGCACAACAGGAAACATTCATTATTTTACTTTCCCCGTCGAAATAGCAAAATCAAAATACGGATTTCCAGGTCGAGAAGCTTTCTTGTAGTGATGGAATTTAGTACTAGTTAACATTTATTGCGTAATCGTTTTGCAGCAAGAAGCATCTAAATAAAGTCATTAGGATAAATAAAATTTTGAAGGATATGACTTATAGGTACTTCTTGCTAGCCTCATTTTTCGTTTTTTTGTTTGAAACCTCATCAGATGCATTGTTTGCTCAAGGTGTAGAAAAAAAAAGTTGCTTCGCAGTTAGAGCTAATCCACATGCCACAATTGTAGATGGTGAGTTAAGCGATGAGATTTGGACCAAAGGTGTTTGGAGTAGTGATTTTACTCAACATGAACCCCATAATGGTTCAAATCCCTCTCAAAAAACAGAGTTCAAAATAGCATACGACGACGATTATTTATATGCTGCTTTTAGGATGTACGATGATGAACCCGATAAGATTGTAGCTAGGGTTACTCGTAGAGACGATACCGAAGGCGATTATGTTGCTATTGGCTTTGATTCATATTTTGATAAACGAACTGCATTTGTTTTTTTACTTACTGCCTCTGGTTCAAAAATGGATATGGTTGTAACAGAGGATGGTGGCAATGAGGATGAGAATTGGGATCCTATTTGGTGGGGAAAAGCCAAAAGAACATCCTTCGGGTGGACAGCCGAGATGAAAATCCCGTTAAACCAGCTTCGTTTTTCGGCAGTTGACGAGCAGGTGTGGGGACTTCAGGTTGGTCGGCACATCTATCGGAATCAGGAAACAGACTTTTGGCAGCATATACCTAAGGATGCGGCTGGTTTTGTTCACCTTTTTGGAAATCTTTATGGCTTAAAAGGCTTAACGCCTAAACGGCAGGTTGAGATAGCTCCTTATGTTGTTGCTAAAACGGAAAGCTTTAAACCCGAAGAGGGTAATCCATTCATGACTGGAAGGCGAAATGGGTTGAATGTTGGAGCTGATGCCAAAATTGGATTAACCAACAACTTCACCTTAGACCTTACTGTAAATCCCGATTTTGGGCAGGTTGAGGCTGACCCAGCTGAGGTGAATCTGACAGCATTCGAAACCTACTTTGAGGAAAAACGACCTTTTTTTATCGAAGGTAGCAACTTGTTTAGCTTCCCACTGATGTTTGGCGATGGCGATTTGGCTTCGAATAATCTATTTTACAGTCGAAGAATAGGTAGAGCGCCTCAACGAGATGTTGAACTGGCAGATAATGAGTATGCTCATGTGCCTTCGAACACAACCATACTTGGTGCAGCTAAAGTAACTGGAAGAACCCCAAATGGATTTTCGCTCGGTGTGTTAGAGAGTGTTACCGGGAATGCTTATGCTCAGGTTGATTCTTTAGGTAGAAGATATCATCAGTTAGTTGAGCCTCTAACAAATTACACTGTTTTAGCGGCTAAGCAAGAGTTAAACGATGGTAATACTATTATTACAGGTATGTTGACATCTACAAATAGGTCGTTAAATGATATTACAAAGGATGTTTATCATAAAAATGCCATTACAGGAGGAGTAGGGGTCCAACATATGTGGGCAGATAAAAAGTATGCTGTAGAGCTTAAGCTCTTTGGAAGCCATGTTGATGGTACTAAAGATGCGATTCTTATAACCCAAACAAGCTCTGCGCGTTATTTTCAACGACCAGATATTAAGCATGTTAGTTTGGATTCCTCTCGAACTGCTCTTAATGGTAGTGGCGGTATGTTTCAATTCGGTAAGATTGGTCAAGGGCATATCCGATACATGGCTGCGGTAGCCTGGCGTTCGCCACAATTCGAAATAAATGATATTGGTTATACACCTAATGTTGATGATATTTTTCAGGTAATTTGGGTTGGCCTCCGTTACTGGGAACCAACTAGTATATATCGTTCATTCAATGTAAATTTCAACCAGTGGACTGGGTGGAATTTTGGGGGTGACTTCATACAAAAGGGGGCTAATGTGAACCTTCATATGCAATTGCCAAACTATTGGTCGGTGAGTACAGGTGTAAACTGGAATGGTGAAGGGTTGAGCGTATCTGAGCTAAGAGGTGGACCTGCATTATTGTTACCGGGTGGATGGAATACCTGGTACAATATCCAGTCTGATGGTCGAAAGAGATTAATTTTAGGAGGTGGTGGCAGTAACTTTTTTGGTTTTTTTGATAACTCATTTAGGCAAAATTTTTACCTGTGGTTACGTTATAAGCCCTCAAAAAGTATTCAACTATCCCTAAACCCTTCCTTTTCACATTCCGAAAGTAACTTGGCTTATGTTACTAATGTCGACTTGGCTGATGAAACTAAATACATTAGAGGATTTTTAAACAGAGATACTTGGGCACTTTCTTTACGATTAGAATATAGTATTAATCCTGAACTTTCCGTTCAGTATTACGGTCGCCCTTACTTTACAAGTGGAAAGTATACTGATTTTAAGTACATTACAAATCCAAAAGCCGATAACTATTCCGATAGATTTATGGAGTATACCAATTCTCAACTCTCGTATAACAATGATGCTGAAGAGTACTCTATTGATGAGAATACCGATGGTGCTTTAGACTACACCTTTAGCAATCCAAATTTTAACTATCTCAATCTTCAATCTAACCTTATTGTTCGTTGGGAGTTTCGTCCGGGCTCATCCTTATATTTAGTTTGGACACATGGTAAGGAGGCCTACGAATCGATTTACAGTCGTTCACTTAACGACGATGTAGATAACCTGTGGGATTCGCATCCGCATAATGTCTTCCTAGTTAAATTCTCTTATCGTTTTAATTAAGATATAGCTGCAACTAATGTGAATGGGGGTGTCATCACATTTGATGATGCCCCTTTTTTTGAACAACATTTGCTTGCTTGTGTTATAATGTAAAATAAACCAATGAAATCAATTGCTATTATTTTGGGATTATTCCTAACCATTATTCTGGTTACAACTGGATGTAATGCAAAAAACGAAATGAAAGTTATGGAACAAAAAACTGAAGTGGTTACATTAGGAGCAGGTTGTTTCTGGTGTGTCGAAGCAATATTTAGTCGAGTTAACGGGGTTATTAAGGTTGAATCGGGCTATTCTGGTGGAGAGGTTGAGAATCCTTCTTACCAAGAGGTGTGTACTGGAAATACTGGACATGCTGAGGTTGTTCAGGTTACTTTTAATCCAGATATTATCCCTTTCTCAAAGATACTTGAAATCTACTTCAAAACTCATGATCCCACAACGCTAAATAGGCAGGGCGCCGATATTGGAACTCAGTACCGTTCTGTTATTTTCTATCATACAGAGGAACAAAAGAGAATTGCTACAGAAATAAAAAATCAGCTTGATGGTGCTAGTATATGGAGCAGCCCTATTGTTACCTCTATTGAACCTTTCAAAAACTTCTACAAGGCAGAGAACTATCATCAAAATTACTACGAGGATAATCGAAATCAACCATACTGCAGAATGGTTATCACGCCTAAACTTGATAAATTCGAGAAGATTTTTTCCGATTATGTTAAAAAAAACGATTAAATATTAGTAATAATAGAATTTATCGCTTTTGTGTGTTAACGTTTTTTTTCCTTACGTATATAAGTAGAACATTCCCTTTGAATGTGCACAATGTGTTTTATATAGGTTTTATTTTATATTGAATAGATTGCATTAACTTATACATAAGTCATTACAACCTGACCAATCATATTATCCTTCCAAATCTACCATTAAGTGTGCAATATAATTAAGTAGTATTGTGGAGTAAATTCTTATCGATACTATTTAGAAAAAATTAAAATTATAAAAAAGACTATTTAATTGAGTAATGTTTAAATCATTTCTCGAATTTATTTTTTAACTTTAAAAGAGCACATTAAACAGATGTATTAATTTAAATATAATACTATGAGTTTAGATAACTTACCCATTGGAAAAAGGTTAGCGTTAGGCTTCTCGCTAATCATTTTTTTAATTGTGTTGATTTTACTAGCTGTATTCCTATCAAATAGGGATGTAAGGCTTGAGAACTCAAAACAGGTTATGCTTAATAACCTTCTAGCATCCAATGCAGAAGTTAATATTAACATTCAAGATTTTATTAGAACCCAAGAAGAAATATACCTTGACTCAGCTAAAACAAGTTTAAACCGCTTCGATACTGAGTTAAAGAAGTTAAAACCTACTGTAACCAAGAAAAATATTGGAATAATTGAGCG containing:
- the ribH gene encoding 6,7-dimethyl-8-ribityllumazine synthase; this encodes MATYLKNLSSYDPKHVPSAKNMKFGIVVSDWNDSVTHKLLEGAYNTLIEHGANEENILVKHVPGAFELTLGGQFMGEYADLDAVICLGCVIQGETRHFDYICQSVTSGITELNMNYNIPFIFGVLTTDNLEQAIDRAGGKHGNKGVEAAITAIKMAALQKEMEELEE
- a CDS encoding tetratricopeptide repeat protein, translated to MANNKKQQTTDTVESIDNALSRTEQFIEQNQKSLTVIVAAILAIVAIYFGYKNFYLQPKEDEASAQIFQAQYYFEQDSFRLALYGNENDFGFEYIADNYGMTKAGNLANYYAGICLRELGEYEKAIEYLEKFDADDQMVTPVAYGAIGDCYVELNDLEKAVNFYVKAAEYEENDFTTPIFYKKAGMVYEELKQFDEALELYKSIKTNYSKSAEARDIDRDIARVETLLSKE
- the recF gene encoding DNA replication/repair protein RecF (All proteins in this family for which functions are known are DNA-binding proteins that assist the filamentation of RecA onto DNA for the initiation of recombination or recombinational repair.), yielding MYLDNLSVINFKSLTQVEVQFDTKINCFVGNNGQGKTNLLDAIYYLSMCKSYISSTDSQVLKHGEDFFVLQGKYNRNNTEENIYCGLKKGEGKVFKRNGKEYERLADHIGFLPVVMVSPIDGELVEGSGEQRRKYVNGVISQIDKVYLDEVIRYNRLLSQRNSLLKTYSKANFSYDLIEAIDIQLSEYAAVIHSKRKAFVEQLIGILQDYYNKVSGGQERVSIRYKSHLNDSSPDELFKNNIERDRVLQYTSVGIHRDDIVLLIDDYPIRTVGSQGQQKTFLIALKLAQFDFIAKVSGIKPILLLDDIFDKLDANRVHQLIDLVANDGFGQIFITDTNKHRLEEVLGKVSSGYRFFNVENGNFELVESK
- a CDS encoding DUF721 domain-containing protein, whose protein sequence is MSGNNTKSLGEAIREFIDSMKWHDQINQASIINDWDKIAGRDIARFTTQLRYKNGVLTIKLNSSALRQELHMRRTELISHINQFYGGKEIVKEIKFI
- a CDS encoding TetR/AcrR family transcriptional regulator — protein: MDTKHGSATRLKLMETARELFIAKGVDRVGVREIATKAGVNLSLMNYYFRSKENLLEEIFEQSIKDNGQVLRGILNEDLPLEEKIYKYVNTYIDILTEDPLLVPFVLSIIHRNAEQAPRLKAVHTLYNTETFSNQLKHEAEVGKIRKIDPEQFFISMISLILFPFAIKWLIGYRMTFTPGQMAKFLEDRREHVYDMLINSLRP
- a CDS encoding PaaI family thioesterase, with amino-acid sequence MIKVKNPYEQLPEHGCFCCSSKNPIGLKLDFWFNEDENSVETRWNPDRNYQGYQGVLHGGIQSTLMDEVASWSIYILVGTAGVTHSMEIFYKKPLLIDKGEVIVRGKILKKEKRIVTVYVEIIDGKGETCTTGNIHYFTFPVEIAKSKYGFPGREAFL
- a CDS encoding DUF5916 domain-containing protein; protein product: MTYRYFLLASFFVFLFETSSDALFAQGVEKKSCFAVRANPHATIVDGELSDEIWTKGVWSSDFTQHEPHNGSNPSQKTEFKIAYDDDYLYAAFRMYDDEPDKIVARVTRRDDTEGDYVAIGFDSYFDKRTAFVFLLTASGSKMDMVVTEDGGNEDENWDPIWWGKAKRTSFGWTAEMKIPLNQLRFSAVDEQVWGLQVGRHIYRNQETDFWQHIPKDAAGFVHLFGNLYGLKGLTPKRQVEIAPYVVAKTESFKPEEGNPFMTGRRNGLNVGADAKIGLTNNFTLDLTVNPDFGQVEADPAEVNLTAFETYFEEKRPFFIEGSNLFSFPLMFGDGDLASNNLFYSRRIGRAPQRDVELADNEYAHVPSNTTILGAAKVTGRTPNGFSLGVLESVTGNAYAQVDSLGRRYHQLVEPLTNYTVLAAKQELNDGNTIITGMLTSTNRSLNDITKDVYHKNAITGGVGVQHMWADKKYAVELKLFGSHVDGTKDAILITQTSSARYFQRPDIKHVSLDSSRTALNGSGGMFQFGKIGQGHIRYMAAVAWRSPQFEINDIGYTPNVDDIFQVIWVGLRYWEPTSIYRSFNVNFNQWTGWNFGGDFIQKGANVNLHMQLPNYWSVSTGVNWNGEGLSVSELRGGPALLLPGGWNTWYNIQSDGRKRLILGGGGSNFFGFFDNSFRQNFYLWLRYKPSKSIQLSLNPSFSHSESNLAYVTNVDLADETKYIRGFLNRDTWALSLRLEYSINPELSVQYYGRPYFTSGKYTDFKYITNPKADNYSDRFMEYTNSQLSYNNDAEEYSIDENTDGALDYTFSNPNFNYLNLQSNLIVRWEFRPGSSLYLVWTHGKEAYESIYSRSLNDDVDNLWDSHPHNVFLVKFSYRFN
- the msrA gene encoding peptide-methionine (S)-S-oxide reductase MsrA, whose amino-acid sequence is MKSIAIILGLFLTIILVTTGCNAKNEMKVMEQKTEVVTLGAGCFWCVEAIFSRVNGVIKVESGYSGGEVENPSYQEVCTGNTGHAEVVQVTFNPDIIPFSKILEIYFKTHDPTTLNRQGADIGTQYRSVIFYHTEEQKRIATEIKNQLDGASIWSSPIVTSIEPFKNFYKAENYHQNYYEDNRNQPYCRMVITPKLDKFEKIFSDYVKKND